Proteins encoded in a region of the Halostella limicola genome:
- a CDS encoding ornithine cyclodeaminase family protein: MDTLLLNSDAVDENARMDAVIRAVEDAFGAYQRGDVQMPAKSYIELERYNGDFRSMPAYMDAGDWDAAGVKWVNVHPDNPEDHDLPTVMGTMIYSDPETAYPLAVMDGTTLTMKRTGAAAAVATDHLAVEDATTLGIVGAGVQSYTQLEAIAEVRPIDEVVVADKDADRIDAFRAEFEDRFTVREGSIAEAASCDVLSTVTPVRDPIVSLSDLGEHTHVNAMGADAEGKQELDDEVLLSAKLVIDDHEQCTHSGEVNVPWGEGTIGDDDIHGEIGEIVAGEKEGRTADDGVTVFDSTGLAIQDVAAARVVYEEAKEAGNGHPFDIVQA; encoded by the coding sequence ATGGACACGCTGCTGCTAAACAGCGACGCGGTCGACGAGAACGCGCGGATGGACGCGGTGATCCGGGCGGTCGAGGACGCGTTCGGGGCGTACCAGCGCGGCGACGTACAGATGCCGGCGAAGTCCTACATCGAACTGGAGCGGTACAACGGGGACTTCCGGTCGATGCCCGCCTACATGGACGCCGGCGACTGGGACGCCGCGGGCGTCAAGTGGGTGAACGTCCACCCCGACAACCCCGAGGACCACGACCTGCCGACCGTCATGGGGACGATGATCTACTCCGACCCCGAGACGGCGTACCCGCTCGCCGTGATGGACGGGACGACGCTGACGATGAAGCGGACCGGCGCGGCCGCCGCCGTCGCGACCGATCACCTCGCCGTCGAGGACGCGACGACGCTCGGCATCGTCGGGGCCGGCGTCCAGTCGTACACCCAGCTGGAGGCCATCGCCGAGGTGCGACCCATCGACGAGGTCGTCGTCGCCGACAAGGACGCTGACCGGATCGACGCCTTCCGCGCGGAGTTCGAGGACCGTTTCACCGTCCGCGAGGGCTCCATCGCCGAGGCGGCGTCCTGCGACGTGCTGTCGACGGTGACGCCCGTCCGCGACCCCATCGTCTCGCTGTCGGACCTGGGCGAACACACCCACGTCAACGCGATGGGCGCCGACGCCGAGGGCAAGCAGGAGCTCGACGACGAGGTGTTGCTCTCCGCGAAGCTCGTCATCGACGACCACGAGCAGTGCACCCACTCCGGCGAGGTCAACGTCCCGTGGGGCGAGGGGACGATCGGCGACGACGACATCCACGGCGAGATCGGCGAGATCGTCGCCGGCGAGAAGGAGGGCCGCACCGCGGACGACGGGGTCACCGTCTTCGACTCGACGGGACTCGCGATCCAGGACGTCGCCGCCGCCCGCGTCGTCTACGAGGAGGCGAAGGAGGCGGGCAACGGCCACCCCTTCGACATCGTCCAGGCGTAG
- a CDS encoding KH domain-containing protein — protein sequence MQHVKIPQDRIGVLIGEGGETMREIENRAEVRLDIDSENGSVSIDKTGDPILGLKGPDIVRAIGRGFKPEVAMTLLDDEMMMFDLVDIDAAARNKTDLKRKKGRLIGENGRTRELMEELTGASVVIYGSTLGVIGNPQQVEIVREAAEMILDGAPHGSVYSFLERKHNELKRQGMEYHQFPG from the coding sequence ATGCAGCACGTGAAGATTCCGCAGGACCGCATCGGCGTGCTCATCGGCGAGGGCGGCGAGACGATGCGAGAGATCGAGAACCGCGCCGAGGTACGACTCGACATCGACTCCGAGAACGGCTCGGTCAGCATCGACAAGACGGGCGACCCCATTCTGGGGCTGAAGGGGCCGGACATCGTCAGAGCCATCGGTCGCGGCTTCAAGCCGGAGGTGGCGATGACCCTGCTCGACGACGAGATGATGATGTTCGACCTCGTCGACATCGACGCGGCGGCCCGCAACAAGACCGACCTGAAGCGCAAGAAGGGCCGCCTCATCGGCGAGAACGGCCGGACCCGCGAGCTGATGGAGGAGCTCACCGGCGCATCGGTCGTCATCTACGGGTCGACGCTGGGTGTGATCGGCAACCCCCAGCAGGTCGAGATCGTCCGCGAAGCCGCCGAGATGATCCTCGACGGCGCGCCCCACGGGTCGGTGTACTCGTTCCTCGAGCGCAAGCACAACGAGCTCAAGCGTCAGGGGATGGAGTACCACCAGTTCCCCGGATAG
- the leuS gene encoding leucine--tRNA ligase, translating to MSDEQYDHAAVESRWQAAWDDADVYRTPDDAEDPTYVLGMYPYPSGKLHMGHVRNYTITDAYARYRRMRGDEVLHPMGWDAFGLPAENAAKERDTNPRDWTFDCIDTMKGQMESMGFGYDWEREIATCTPEYYKWNQWLFARFREAGLVDRRDAEVNWCPNCETVLADEQVEGDAELCWRCDTPVEQRELDQWFLKITEYADELIDYIDELEGWPDSVRQMQRNWIGRQYGTRLPFAIGDADDPERHGTVEAFTTRADTVHGATFFALAPDHPIAEELVEEDDDVHEFVHHEADPDGDEPNGVETDLVATNPVTGEEIPVFVADFVLSDVGTGALMGVPGHDDRDHAFASKMGVDIVPVIAPEPADGEDPEAPDVSEGAFTDDGVLVNSGEYSGLDSETARERITADTEGAEEATQYRLRDWGISRQRYWGTPIPIVHCDDCGPVSVPDEDLPVELPEFVNTTGNPLDAAEEWKRTTCPDCGADAVRETDTMDTFVDSSWYFLRYVSPDLDDAPFELERANDWMPVDQYVGGIEHAVMHLLYSRFFTKVLADEEGLEHREPFTNLLAQGMVQLEGEKMSKSKGNVVSPQRIVEEYGADTARLFIMQAAQPERAFDWSEEGVRSTNRFLTRLKGLVEEFDPDDVDGDRDPVAEYVADEIDAAVAVATDEYDDLTFNVALREAQELVATLRQYRDFADPHAETFERGLDVAVRLLAPVVPHLAEELYDELGGDGFVAEAAWPSADVDRDTVRKRRNLVENTREDVRQIVEVAGIEDPERIDIVVTPDWKFEALGIAVESDAENLISELMQESEIREQGDAAASYGQDLQEEREALSMTLSPDEEHAALVAAAWLVEREFDAPVRVVRAEEADDETARKAEPGRPAIDIEE from the coding sequence ATGAGCGACGAGCAATACGACCACGCGGCGGTGGAGTCCCGCTGGCAGGCGGCGTGGGACGACGCGGACGTGTACCGGACGCCGGACGACGCCGAGGACCCGACGTACGTCCTCGGCATGTACCCGTACCCGTCCGGCAAGCTCCACATGGGCCACGTCCGGAACTACACGATCACGGACGCGTACGCCCGCTACCGCCGGATGCGCGGCGACGAGGTGCTCCACCCGATGGGGTGGGACGCGTTCGGCCTGCCGGCCGAGAACGCCGCGAAGGAGCGGGACACGAACCCGCGCGACTGGACCTTCGACTGCATCGACACGATGAAGGGCCAGATGGAGTCGATGGGCTTCGGCTACGACTGGGAGCGGGAGATAGCCACCTGCACGCCGGAGTACTACAAGTGGAACCAGTGGCTGTTCGCCCGCTTCCGGGAGGCCGGGCTGGTCGACCGCCGCGACGCCGAGGTCAACTGGTGTCCCAACTGCGAGACCGTCCTCGCGGACGAGCAGGTCGAGGGCGACGCGGAGCTGTGCTGGCGCTGTGACACCCCCGTCGAGCAGCGCGAACTGGACCAGTGGTTCCTGAAGATCACGGAGTACGCCGACGAACTGATCGACTATATCGACGAGCTGGAGGGGTGGCCGGACTCCGTCCGCCAGATGCAGCGCAACTGGATCGGCCGGCAGTACGGCACCCGCCTGCCGTTCGCCATCGGCGACGCCGACGACCCCGAGCGCCACGGAACGGTAGAGGCGTTCACGACGCGGGCCGACACCGTCCACGGCGCGACCTTCTTCGCGCTGGCCCCGGACCACCCCATCGCCGAGGAACTGGTCGAGGAAGACGACGACGTCCACGAGTTCGTCCACCACGAGGCCGACCCCGACGGCGACGAGCCCAACGGCGTCGAGACGGATCTCGTCGCGACCAACCCCGTGACGGGCGAGGAGATCCCCGTCTTCGTCGCGGACTTCGTCCTCTCGGACGTCGGGACCGGCGCGCTGATGGGCGTCCCCGGCCACGACGACCGCGACCACGCCTTCGCGTCGAAGATGGGCGTCGACATCGTGCCCGTGATCGCCCCCGAACCGGCGGACGGCGAGGATCCCGAAGCGCCGGACGTCTCCGAGGGGGCGTTCACCGACGACGGCGTGCTCGTCAACTCCGGCGAGTACTCCGGGCTGGACAGCGAGACGGCCCGCGAGCGCATCACCGCGGACACGGAGGGCGCCGAGGAAGCGACCCAGTACCGCCTGCGCGACTGGGGCATCTCCCGGCAGCGCTACTGGGGCACGCCGATCCCGATCGTCCACTGCGACGACTGCGGTCCGGTGTCGGTCCCCGATGAGGACCTGCCGGTGGAACTGCCGGAGTTCGTCAACACGACCGGGAACCCGCTGGACGCCGCCGAGGAGTGGAAGCGGACGACCTGTCCCGACTGCGGCGCGGACGCCGTCCGCGAGACGGATACGATGGACACGTTCGTCGACTCCTCGTGGTACTTCCTGCGGTACGTCTCCCCGGACCTCGACGACGCGCCGTTCGAACTGGAGCGGGCGAACGACTGGATGCCGGTCGACCAGTACGTCGGCGGCATCGAGCACGCCGTGATGCACCTGCTGTACTCGCGGTTCTTCACGAAGGTGCTGGCCGACGAGGAGGGACTGGAGCACCGCGAGCCGTTCACGAACCTGCTGGCCCAGGGGATGGTCCAGTTGGAGGGCGAGAAGATGTCCAAGTCGAAGGGCAACGTCGTCTCCCCGCAGCGCATCGTCGAGGAGTACGGCGCGGACACCGCTCGCCTGTTCATCATGCAGGCGGCCCAGCCCGAGCGCGCCTTCGACTGGAGCGAGGAGGGCGTCCGCTCGACCAACCGGTTCCTGACCCGGCTGAAGGGTCTGGTCGAGGAGTTCGACCCCGATGACGTCGACGGCGACCGCGACCCCGTCGCGGAGTACGTCGCCGACGAGATCGACGCGGCCGTCGCCGTCGCCACCGACGAGTACGACGACCTGACGTTCAACGTCGCGCTCCGGGAGGCGCAGGAACTGGTCGCGACGCTGCGGCAGTACCGCGACTTCGCGGACCCGCACGCCGAGACGTTCGAGCGCGGCCTCGACGTCGCGGTCCGCCTGCTGGCCCCGGTCGTCCCCCACCTGGCCGAGGAGCTGTACGACGAACTCGGCGGGGACGGCTTCGTCGCGGAGGCCGCGTGGCCGAGCGCCGACGTCGACCGGGACACCGTCCGGAAGCGCCGCAACCTGGTGGAGAACACCCGCGAGGACGTCCGCCAGATCGTCGAGGTGGCCGGCATCGAGGACCCCGAGCGGATCGACATCGTCGTCACGCCCGACTGGAAGTTCGAGGCACTCGGGATCGCAGTCGAGAGCGACGCCGAGAACCTCATCTCGGAGCTGATGCAGGAGTCCGAGATCCGTGAGCAGGGCGACGCCGCCGCGTCCTACGGGCAGGACCTGCAGGAGGAGCGGGAGGCGCTGTCGATGACGCTGTCCCCCGACGAGGAGCACGCGGCTCTCGTGGCCGCCGCGTGGCTGGTCGAGCGCGAGTTCGACGCCCCGGTCCGGGTCGTCCGGGCCGAAGAGGCCGACGACGAGACGGCGCGGAAGGCCGAGCCCGGTCGCCCCGCCATCGACATCGAGGAGTAG
- a CDS encoding DUF5789 family protein, whose amino-acid sequence MADDKAGREKQAQDEEKRQRKRDLAADLERGDETEPPVDERELGDFESELEAVEFPATGADVVAAVGDREVESSEGTYDVGELLPDAHAETFDAPAAVRERVQRPTIAAAMKRIVEAVETLPNAELRGSQRDAYEKTLRELKAIDADDDDEGVRVISDWVVERIRDKEKLPGSRAVRREAAKFCRSNGYEVRNDEWLGI is encoded by the coding sequence ATGGCAGACGACAAAGCGGGCCGAGAGAAGCAAGCGCAAGACGAGGAGAAACGCCAGCGGAAACGCGACCTCGCCGCGGACCTGGAGCGCGGCGACGAGACGGAGCCGCCGGTCGACGAGCGGGAGCTCGGCGACTTCGAGTCCGAACTCGAAGCGGTGGAGTTCCCGGCGACGGGAGCCGACGTCGTCGCGGCGGTCGGCGACCGGGAGGTGGAATCGAGCGAGGGGACCTACGACGTCGGGGAACTGCTCCCGGACGCGCACGCCGAGACCTTCGACGCCCCTGCCGCCGTTCGCGAGCGGGTGCAGCGGCCGACGATCGCCGCGGCCATGAAACGGATCGTCGAGGCCGTCGAGACGCTTCCGAACGCGGAGCTGCGCGGGTCCCAGCGCGACGCCTACGAGAAGACGCTTCGGGAGCTCAAAGCGATCGACGCGGACGACGACGACGAGGGGGTCAGGGTCATCAGCGACTGGGTCGTCGAGCGGATCCGCGACAAGGAGAAGCTCCCGGGGTCCCGAGCGGTGCGCCGGGAGGCGGCGAAGTTCTGCCGGTCGAACGGGTACGAGGTCCGAAACGACGAGTGGCTGGGCATCTGA
- the thsA gene encoding thermosome subunit alpha, with protein sequence MAQQMGNQPLIVLSEDSQRTSGKDAQSMNITAGQAVSEAVRTTLGPKGMDKMLVDSTGDVVVTNDGVTILKEMDIEHPAANMIVEVAETQEDEVGDGTTSAVVVSGELLSQAEDLLDQDIHATTLAQGYRQAAEEAKEILEDIAIDVSEDDTEILTQIAATAMTGKGAESAKDLLAELVVDAVRSVADDDGIDTDNIKVEKVVGGSIENSELVEGVIVDKERVHENMPYFVEDANVAVLDDALEVAETEIDAEVNVTDPDQLQQFLDQEEEQLKEMVDQLADVGADVVFAQDGIDDMAQHYLAQEGIIAVRRVKSSDADKLARSTGARVVGNLDDIEEDDLGFAGSVAQKDIGGDQRIFVEDVEEAKSVSLILRGGTEHVVDEVERAIEDSLGVVRVTLEDGQVLPGGGAPETELALQLRQFADSVGGREQLAVEAFADALEINPRTLAENAGLDPIDSLVDLRSQHDGGATAAGLDAYTGDIIDMEEEGVVEPLRVKTQAIESATEAAVMILRIDDVIAAGDLSGGQVDPDDGGDEGPGGAGGPGGMGGGMGGMGGMGGAM encoded by the coding sequence ATGGCGCAGCAGATGGGCAACCAGCCGCTTATTGTACTTTCGGAGGACAGCCAGCGTACCTCCGGGAAAGACGCACAGTCGATGAACATCACCGCCGGGCAGGCGGTCTCCGAGGCCGTCCGAACGACGCTCGGCCCGAAGGGGATGGACAAGATGCTCGTGGACTCCACGGGCGACGTCGTCGTCACGAACGACGGCGTGACCATCCTCAAGGAGATGGACATCGAGCACCCGGCGGCCAACATGATCGTCGAGGTCGCCGAGACGCAGGAGGACGAGGTCGGCGACGGCACGACGAGCGCCGTCGTCGTCTCCGGCGAACTCCTCAGCCAGGCAGAGGACCTGCTGGACCAGGACATCCACGCCACCACGCTGGCCCAGGGGTACCGTCAGGCCGCCGAGGAGGCAAAGGAGATCCTCGAGGACATCGCCATCGACGTCTCGGAGGACGACACCGAGATCCTCACGCAGATCGCCGCCACGGCGATGACCGGCAAGGGCGCGGAGTCCGCGAAGGACCTGCTCGCCGAACTCGTCGTCGACGCCGTCCGCTCCGTGGCCGACGACGACGGCATCGACACTGACAACATCAAGGTCGAGAAGGTCGTCGGCGGCTCCATCGAGAACTCGGAGCTCGTCGAGGGCGTCATCGTCGACAAGGAGCGCGTCCACGAGAACATGCCCTACTTCGTGGAGGACGCCAACGTCGCCGTCCTCGACGACGCGCTCGAAGTCGCGGAGACCGAGATCGACGCCGAGGTCAACGTCACCGACCCCGACCAGCTCCAGCAGTTCCTCGACCAGGAGGAGGAGCAGCTCAAGGAGATGGTCGACCAGCTCGCCGACGTCGGCGCCGACGTCGTCTTCGCGCAGGACGGCATCGACGACATGGCCCAGCACTACCTCGCGCAGGAAGGCATCATCGCCGTCCGCCGCGTGAAGTCCAGCGACGCCGACAAGCTCGCCCGCTCGACGGGCGCCCGCGTCGTCGGTAACCTCGACGACATCGAGGAGGACGACCTCGGCTTCGCCGGCAGCGTCGCACAGAAGGACATCGGCGGTGACCAGCGCATCTTCGTCGAGGACGTCGAAGAGGCCAAGTCCGTCAGCCTCATCCTCCGCGGCGGCACCGAGCACGTCGTCGACGAGGTCGAGCGCGCCATCGAGGACTCGCTCGGCGTCGTCCGCGTCACCCTCGAGGACGGGCAGGTCCTGCCCGGCGGCGGCGCGCCCGAGACGGAGCTCGCCCTGCAGCTGCGCCAGTTCGCCGACTCCGTCGGCGGCCGCGAGCAGCTCGCCGTCGAGGCGTTCGCCGACGCGCTGGAGATCAACCCGCGCACCCTCGCCGAGAACGCCGGCCTCGACCCCATCGACTCCCTCGTGGACCTGCGCAGCCAGCACGACGGCGGCGCCACGGCCGCGGGCCTCGACGCCTACACCGGCGACATCATCGACATGGAGGAGGAGGGCGTCGTCGAACCCCTCCGCGTGAAGACCCAGGCCATCGAGTCCGCCACCGAGGCGGCCGTGATGATCCTCCGCATCGACGACGTCATCGCCGCGGGCGACCTCTCCGGCGGTCAGGTCGACCCCGACGACGGCGGTGACGAAGGTCCCGGCGGTGCCGGCGGCCCCGGCGGTATGGGCGGCGGCATGGGCGGTATGGGCGGCATGGGCGGCGCGATGTAA
- a CDS encoding tryptophan--tRNA ligase, whose amino-acid sequence MTADATVTPYDVEGELDYEKLLDRFGADELTDDQIDRFPDPPHPLVRRRVFYAERDLDPFLAAAERGETHSIVTGLGPSGPLHIGHVFPFYFAKHLQERTGAHVYVPVSDDEKYFTRGLSFDEVRGHLRENLRDLLAVGFDPDRTRIVIDTADAGALYPHAASFASDITQATVDATYGEPGNVGTSFYPAMQATHLLLPQLVHGEHPTLVPIAVDQDPHVRVCRDVAAKEKYDVRKPGALLSKFLPGLTGPGKMSSSDDAPSIYLTDDHETVERKVERHAYSGGRESLAEHREHGGDPEVDVAFRYLRAFFEDDDAEVARLAREYRSGELLSGEMKAHAIDRIAEFLDAHQRRREALGDLRDELEPYRLTADERERLRPDPLG is encoded by the coding sequence ATGACAGCCGACGCCACAGTGACGCCGTACGACGTCGAGGGGGAACTCGACTACGAGAAGCTCCTCGACCGCTTCGGCGCCGACGAACTGACCGACGACCAGATCGATCGCTTCCCCGACCCGCCTCACCCGCTGGTGCGCCGTCGGGTGTTCTACGCGGAGCGGGACCTCGACCCGTTCCTCGCCGCCGCGGAGCGTGGCGAGACGCACTCGATAGTGACGGGACTGGGGCCGTCCGGCCCCCTCCACATCGGGCACGTCTTCCCCTTTTACTTCGCGAAGCACCTGCAGGAGCGGACGGGCGCGCACGTGTACGTCCCCGTCTCGGACGACGAGAAGTACTTCACCAGGGGCCTCTCGTTCGACGAGGTCCGCGGGCATCTCCGGGAGAACCTGCGAGACCTGCTCGCGGTCGGGTTCGACCCCGACCGGACGCGGATCGTGATAGACACCGCCGACGCCGGCGCGCTCTACCCGCACGCCGCGTCGTTCGCGAGCGACATCACGCAGGCGACGGTCGACGCCACCTACGGCGAGCCGGGGAACGTCGGGACCTCGTTCTACCCGGCGATGCAGGCGACGCACCTGCTCCTGCCGCAACTCGTCCACGGCGAGCACCCGACGCTCGTCCCCATCGCCGTCGACCAGGACCCCCACGTCCGGGTGTGTCGCGACGTGGCCGCGAAGGAGAAGTACGACGTGCGAAAGCCTGGCGCGTTGCTCTCGAAGTTCCTCCCCGGACTGACGGGCCCGGGGAAGATGAGCAGCTCCGACGACGCGCCGTCGATCTACCTCACCGACGACCACGAGACGGTCGAGCGCAAGGTCGAGAGACACGCCTACTCCGGCGGGCGCGAAAGCCTCGCCGAGCACCGCGAGCACGGCGGGGACCCGGAGGTCGACGTCGCCTTCCGGTACCTCCGCGCCTTCTTCGAGGACGACGACGCCGAGGTGGCGCGGCTGGCCCGCGAGTACCGCTCCGGCGAGTTGCTCTCCGGGGAGATGAAAGCGCACGCTATCGACCGCATCGCCGAGTTCCTCGACGCGCATCAGCGCCGCCGCGAGGCGCTCGGCGACCTCCGTGACGAACTCGAACCGTACCGGCTGACGGCGGACGAACGCGAGCGGCTACGCCCGGACCCGCTGGGGTAG
- a CDS encoding MFS transporter, protein MRSLLRNGNFARLFAGRLVTNAGDSVYFVAAMWLVYDLTDDPLYSGIAGFLTMGPAALQFLFGPLVDRWDLRRVLVGTQAAQGVLVLVVPLAAALDALSVWLVLAVMPVLSLLNQFVYPAQAAALPRILDDDELVRANSAFSLAYQGADAVFNAVGGVLVALAGAVTLFLADVVTFAVAAALFATLSMPPVDDGTSDGGTTDEGVAATENGDTAVADGGEGPAGDESAYLADLREGVAVLRGSVLAFVVAGAAFVNFAAGATFATLPAFADTVGGAGAYGVLAAAFAAGNFVGALVASALEDYPFGRLSVACFAVSGALWSGAVAAGPFPVTAALFGLAFVPVGVVNVLLAALVQAGVPDGLVGRVSSVLGSASMVATPVGALVGGALAGVVGPAPVVGAGGAFMAALAAYWVAVPSLRRLPAVDEVSIDPGATA, encoded by the coding sequence ATGCGATCGCTTCTCCGAAACGGGAACTTCGCGCGGCTGTTCGCCGGCCGGCTCGTGACCAACGCCGGCGACAGCGTCTACTTCGTCGCCGCGATGTGGCTGGTGTACGACCTCACGGACGACCCTCTGTACTCCGGGATCGCGGGTTTCCTGACGATGGGCCCGGCGGCGCTGCAGTTCCTGTTCGGGCCGCTTGTCGACCGCTGGGACCTCCGGCGGGTGCTCGTCGGCACGCAGGCGGCACAGGGGGTGCTCGTGCTCGTCGTCCCGCTGGCGGCCGCGCTCGACGCGCTCTCGGTGTGGCTAGTTCTCGCGGTGATGCCGGTGCTGTCCCTGCTGAACCAGTTCGTCTACCCGGCGCAGGCGGCGGCGCTCCCCCGGATCCTCGACGACGACGAACTCGTCCGGGCGAACTCGGCGTTCTCGCTGGCCTATCAGGGGGCGGACGCGGTGTTCAACGCCGTCGGCGGGGTGCTCGTGGCGCTCGCCGGCGCGGTCACGCTGTTTCTCGCCGACGTCGTCACGTTCGCCGTCGCCGCGGCGCTGTTCGCCACCCTGTCGATGCCGCCCGTGGACGACGGGACGAGTGACGGCGGAACGACCGACGAGGGAGTCGCCGCGACGGAGAACGGGGATACCGCCGTCGCGGACGGCGGGGAGGGTCCCGCCGGTGACGAGTCGGCGTACCTCGCCGATCTCCGCGAGGGCGTCGCGGTGCTTCGGGGGTCCGTCCTCGCGTTCGTCGTCGCCGGGGCGGCGTTCGTCAACTTCGCTGCCGGCGCGACGTTCGCCACGCTCCCGGCGTTCGCGGACACGGTCGGCGGCGCGGGGGCGTACGGCGTCCTCGCCGCGGCGTTCGCCGCGGGCAACTTCGTCGGCGCGCTCGTCGCCTCGGCGCTGGAGGACTACCCGTTCGGCCGGCTCTCGGTCGCCTGCTTCGCCGTCTCCGGCGCGCTGTGGTCCGGGGCGGTCGCCGCCGGCCCGTTTCCCGTCACGGCCGCGCTGTTCGGTCTGGCGTTCGTCCCCGTCGGCGTGGTGAACGTCCTCCTCGCGGCGCTTGTACAGGCGGGCGTCCCTGACGGACTGGTCGGCCGGGTGAGCAGTGTCCTCGGGAGCGCCTCGATGGTCGCCACGCCGGTCGGCGCGCTCGTCGGCGGCGCCCTCGCAGGCGTCGTCGGGCCCGCGCCGGTCGTCGGCGCCGGCGGCGCGTTCATGGCGGCGCTCGCGGCGTACTGGGTCGCCGTCCCCTCGCTCCGTCGCCTGCCAGCAGTCGACGAGGTGTCGATCGACCCCGGCGCGACCGCCTGA
- a CDS encoding DUF7351 domain-containing protein, translating into MDDDIRSPEEAFSLLANETRFGILRALWDAEDDALSFSELRERSGVSDSGQFNYHLGKLVGAFVRETEGGYALRYAGYQAIGAVLAGAYTRETTVDPVPVDGACPECGGPLEASYREERARIGCANCGAAITEYDVPPGIVDAYEPEELPHVFDRWVRTQMPQHLAGFCPRCLGRLRTALAPDLSAEDDPPAVTHECDRCVFSSYSVVGAVVLDHPAVVAFHYDHGVDLRETPLWELDWIVSSRHELVSTDPPRARVYVRYGDEELAVDVDADGDVTDVKRRPA; encoded by the coding sequence ATGGACGACGACATCCGCTCCCCGGAGGAGGCCTTCTCCCTGCTCGCGAACGAGACGCGGTTCGGGATCCTGCGGGCGCTCTGGGACGCCGAGGACGACGCCCTCTCGTTCTCGGAGCTGCGGGAACGCTCCGGCGTGAGCGACAGCGGCCAGTTCAACTACCACCTCGGCAAGCTCGTCGGCGCGTTCGTCCGGGAGACGGAGGGCGGGTACGCGCTCCGCTACGCCGGCTATCAGGCGATCGGGGCGGTACTGGCGGGGGCGTACACCCGCGAGACGACCGTCGACCCCGTCCCGGTCGACGGCGCCTGTCCCGAGTGCGGCGGCCCGCTCGAAGCGTCGTACCGCGAGGAGCGCGCCCGGATCGGCTGCGCGAACTGCGGCGCCGCGATCACCGAGTACGACGTGCCGCCGGGGATCGTCGACGCGTACGAGCCCGAAGAGCTGCCGCACGTGTTCGACCGCTGGGTGCGGACGCAGATGCCCCAGCACCTCGCCGGGTTCTGTCCGCGCTGTCTCGGCCGGCTCCGAACCGCGCTCGCGCCCGACCTGTCGGCGGAGGACGACCCGCCGGCCGTGACCCACGAGTGCGACCGGTGCGTCTTCTCCTCGTACTCCGTCGTCGGCGCGGTGGTGCTCGACCACCCTGCGGTGGTCGCGTTTCACTACGACCACGGCGTCGACCTCCGGGAGACGCCGCTGTGGGAACTCGACTGGATCGTCTCCAGCCGGCACGAGCTCGTCTCGACGGACCCGCCTCGTGCGCGCGTGTACGTCCGCTACGGCGACGAGGAGCTCGCCGTGGACGTGGACGCCGACGGCGACGTGACCGACGTGAAGCGGCGTCCGGCGTAG
- a CDS encoding poly-gamma-glutamate hydrolase family protein, giving the protein MSASNAAATEEGTTELTIAAHSGDDALRGEAERCKLSRSLLAALGVSVGEQVRLGPRGTCGTFDCGLFTVAGACDRRATALVDDAGLDRLGIRDGTEGVALPFAVHPEYDTREAAADADEYVETLRERARADLVACAPHGGWIEHPTDEQAARVADALGATEWSCAGYNDVGGAYDRWHVTSTALHPRSFPKLGRIVDRGFAHAVSFHGFSGSGVAVGGGAPASLKVEVRDAIAAETGHDAYLADADGAYAGDSPENVVNRLTAAGNGVQIEQSPAVRGDWAAVADAVASVYADQV; this is encoded by the coding sequence GTGAGCGCGTCGAACGCCGCCGCGACGGAGGAGGGGACGACCGAACTCACCATCGCCGCCCACTCGGGCGACGACGCCCTCCGCGGCGAGGCCGAGCGCTGCAAGCTCTCCCGCTCGCTGCTCGCGGCCCTCGGCGTCAGCGTCGGCGAGCAGGTCCGCCTCGGCCCCCGGGGGACGTGCGGGACCTTCGACTGCGGGCTCTTCACGGTCGCCGGCGCCTGCGACCGGCGGGCGACGGCGCTGGTGGACGACGCCGGCCTCGACAGGCTCGGCATCAGGGACGGCACCGAGGGGGTCGCGCTCCCCTTCGCGGTCCATCCCGAGTACGACACCCGCGAGGCCGCCGCCGACGCGGACGAGTACGTCGAGACCCTCCGCGAGCGCGCCCGCGCCGACCTGGTCGCCTGCGCGCCGCACGGCGGCTGGATCGAGCACCCGACCGACGAGCAGGCCGCCCGCGTCGCGGACGCCCTCGGCGCGACGGAGTGGTCCTGCGCCGGCTACAACGACGTCGGCGGCGCGTACGACCGCTGGCACGTCACCTCGACGGCGCTTCACCCGCGGTCGTTCCCGAAGCTCGGACGCATCGTTGACCGCGGGTTCGCCCACGCGGTGAGCTTCCACGGCTTCTCCGGGAGCGGCGTCGCCGTCGGCGGCGGCGCGCCGGCGTCGCTGAAGGTCGAGGTTCGCGACGCGATCGCCGCCGAGACCGGCCACGACGCCTACCTCGCCGACGCGGACGGCGCGTACGCCGGCGACTCGCCGGAGAACGTCGTCAACCGGCTCACGGCGGCGGGCAACGGCGTCCAGATCGAGCAGTCCCCCGCCGTCCGCGGGGACTGGGCGGCGGTGGCCGACGCCGTCGCGAGCGTCTACGCGGACCAAGTCTGA